One genomic region from Bacillus sp. SLBN-46 encodes:
- a CDS encoding HypC/HybG/HupF family hydrogenase formation chaperone — MCVGVPARVVKKMEYSAVVDVMGSQTTVGTIFVPELELGDYVIVHAGQAMSIVDETYARQSVEEWRKLVNARNSETVQ, encoded by the coding sequence ATGTGTGTAGGTGTACCGGCTAGAGTAGTGAAGAAAATGGAATACAGTGCAGTCGTAGATGTCATGGGTTCGCAGACAACCGTTGGAACGATATTTGTTCCCGAATTGGAGCTTGGAGATTATGTCATCGTACATGCTGGTCAGGCCATGAGTATTGTTGATGAAACGTATGCAAGACAGAGTGTGGAGGAGTGGAGGAAACTTGTCAATGCTCGAAATTCTGAAACAGTCCAATAA
- the hypD gene encoding hydrogenase formation protein HypD: MLEILKQSNNSEVCKPLVEAVIEKAKEFQRKFGRKPAFMEVCGSHTMSLARTGVKPCLKDEVNLISGPGCPVCVTDQRSIDAMIALAEGENRIICTFGDMMRVPGSNKTLLDSKIAGKDIRVLYSPIDAVKVAEDKPDKQVIFLGVGFETTIPILTLMVGEAEKRGIENFSIWMTTKLVEPVLRYLLDAGEVHLDGFLLPGHVSIVLGEESYQYLVDEYQISGVITGFETAELLSGIYKSIDLALKGETAIINNHPSIVSKTGNQVIQQWMDQYLIKCDEAWRGIGVIPNSGLDLKPEYDKYNAKKRFTVEVGEPRKTKCRCGEVIRGLITPNECPLFGKACNPMKPIGPCMVSAEGSCAAFYQYMRESF, encoded by the coding sequence ATGCTCGAAATTCTGAAACAGTCCAATAATTCGGAGGTCTGTAAGCCACTTGTGGAGGCGGTTATAGAAAAAGCTAAGGAATTTCAGCGGAAATTTGGACGCAAGCCTGCTTTCATGGAGGTATGTGGATCGCACACCATGTCTCTAGCAAGAACAGGTGTGAAGCCATGTCTAAAGGATGAGGTCAACCTTATTTCCGGACCAGGCTGTCCTGTGTGTGTCACGGACCAACGTTCCATTGATGCCATGATCGCTCTGGCAGAAGGCGAAAATCGAATCATCTGTACCTTCGGTGACATGATGAGAGTTCCTGGCTCTAATAAAACATTACTGGATTCGAAGATTGCCGGTAAGGATATTCGTGTTCTTTATTCGCCCATAGATGCGGTGAAGGTAGCCGAAGACAAGCCGGATAAACAAGTTATTTTTCTAGGAGTAGGCTTTGAAACAACGATTCCTATCCTCACATTAATGGTGGGAGAAGCGGAAAAGCGCGGAATCGAGAATTTTTCGATTTGGATGACTACTAAACTAGTTGAACCAGTTCTCCGCTACTTGCTTGATGCTGGTGAAGTTCATTTGGATGGATTTTTGCTGCCAGGACATGTTTCGATTGTATTAGGTGAAGAATCATATCAGTATTTAGTTGATGAATATCAGATTTCAGGTGTGATTACTGGTTTTGAAACGGCAGAATTGCTGTCTGGAATTTACAAAAGCATTGATTTGGCATTAAAAGGAGAAACAGCCATAATCAATAACCACCCTTCTATTGTTAGTAAAACGGGAAATCAAGTGATTCAACAGTGGATGGATCAATACTTAATCAAGTGTGACGAAGCCTGGCGGGGAATCGGGGTTATTCCTAACAGCGGGCTGGACTTAAAACCTGAATACGATAAATATAACGCGAAAAAGAGGTTTACGGTAGAGGTTGGCGAACCAAGAAAAACGAAATGTCGCTGCGGTGAAGTCATTCGTGGATTAATTACGCCAAATGAATGTCCGCTTTTTGGTAAAGCCTGTAACCCGATGAAGCCAATCGGTCCGTGTATGGTTTCTGCAGAAGGAAGTTGTGCGGCTTTTTATCAATACATGAGGGAGAGCTTTTAA